One genomic window of Proteus sp. ZN5 includes the following:
- the tetC gene encoding tetracyline resistance-associated transcriptional repressor TetC — MENKNHQQENFKSTYQSLVNSARILFVEKGYQAVSIDEISGKALVTKGAFYHHFKNKKQLLSACYKQQLIMIDAYITTKTDLTNGWSALESIFEHYLDYIIDNNKNLIPIQEVMPIIGWNELEKISLEYITGKVNAIVSKLIQENQLKAYDDDVLKNLLNGWFMHIAIHAKNLKELADKKGQFIAIYRGFLLSLKDK; from the coding sequence ATGGAAAATAAAAATCATCAACAAGAAAATTTTAAGAGTACCTATCAATCACTGGTTAACTCAGCACGAATATTGTTTGTTGAAAAAGGCTATCAAGCTGTTTCAATAGATGAGATCTCGGGAAAAGCGTTGGTGACCAAAGGTGCCTTTTATCATCACTTTAAAAATAAAAAACAATTACTCAGTGCCTGTTATAAGCAGCAATTAATTATGATTGATGCCTACATCACAACAAAAACTGATTTAACAAATGGTTGGTCTGCCTTAGAAAGTATATTTGAACATTATCTTGATTATATTATTGATAATAATAAAAACCTTATCCCTATCCAAGAAGTGATGCCTATCATTGGTTGGAATGAACTTGAAAAAATTAGCCTTGAATACATTACTGGTAAGGTAAACGCCATTGTCAGCAAATTGATCCAAGAGAACCAACTTAAAGCTTATGATGATGATGTGCTTAAAAACTTACTCAATGGCTGGTTTATGCATATCGCAATACATGCGAAAAACCTAAAAGAGCTTGCCGATAAAAAAGGCCAATTTATTGCTATTTACCGCGGCTTTTTATTGAGCTTGAAAGATAAATAA
- a CDS encoding helix-turn-helix domain-containing protein — protein MYIEQHSRYQNKANNIQLRYDDKQFHTTVIKDVLLWIEHNLDQSLLLDDVANKAGYTKWYFQRLFKKVTGVTLASYIRARRLTKAAVELRLTKKTILEIALKYQFDSQQSFTRRFKYIFKVTPSYYRRNKLWELEAMH, from the coding sequence ATGTATATTGAACAGCATTCTCGCTATCAAAATAAAGCTAATAACATCCAATTAAGATATGATGATAAGCAGTTTCATACAACGGTTATCAAAGATGTTCTATTATGGATTGAACATAATTTAGATCAGTCTTTACTGCTTGATGATGTGGCGAATAAAGCGGGTTATACCAAGTGGTATTTTCAGCGGCTGTTCAAAAAAGTAACAGGGGTCACACTGGCTAGCTATATTCGTGCTCGTCGTTTGACGAAAGCGGCTGTTGAGTTGAGGTTGACGAAAAAAACTATCCTTGAGATCGCATTAAAATATCAATTTGATTCCCAACAATCTTTTACACGTCGATTTAAGTACATTTTTAAGGTTACACCAAGTTATTATCGGCGTAATAAA